In Leucoraja erinacea ecotype New England chromosome 28, Leri_hhj_1, whole genome shotgun sequence, the following are encoded in one genomic region:
- the ptrh2 gene encoding peptidyl-tRNA hydrolase 2, mitochondrial isoform X1, which produces MTERPGGDVIGSRRRGLGLRPRLSGAAASEVLLTQNMETLTTPLALGLMAGLGSGLCLGWLVRGRFIGSFKTMPSVRNTTMETSVMGESGEHKMVLVVRNDLKMGKGKVAAQCSHAAVSAYRQLQARNPGLLRQWEYCGQPKVVLKAPDEDSIVDLLTQARELGLTVSLIQDAGRTQIAPGSRTVLGIGPGSANLVDKVTGHLKLY; this is translated from the exons ATGACCGAGCGGCCCGGCGGTGATGTAATCGGGTCGCGCCGGCGTGGCCTGGGCCTTAGGCCTCGGCTCTCGGGAGCGGCCGCCTCAG AGGTTTTACTGACGCAAAATATGGAGACACTGACCACTCCGTTAGCTTTGGGACTAATGGCTGGATTAGGGTCTGGTTTGTGCCTGGGTTGGTTAGTTCGTGGGCGATTTATTGGATCATTTAAAACCATGCCGTCGGTGCGAAACACGACGATGGAAACCAGCGTCATGGGAGAGAGTGGCGAGCACAAAATGGTTCTGGTGGTTCGCAACGACCTGAAGATGGGCAAGGGTAAAGTGGCAGCTCAGTGCTCCCATGCTGCTGTCTCTGCATACAGGCAGCTCCAGGCACGGAATCCAGGTCTGCTCAGGCAGTGGGAGTACTGCGGGCAACCAAAAGTGGTTCTCAAGGCACCCGACGAGGATAGCATAGTGGATTTGTTAACGCAGGCCAGGGAGTTGGGCCTGACCGTTAGTTTGATCCAGGATGCTGGCCGCACTCAGATAGCACCTGGGTCACGTACTGTCCTGGGCATTGGACCAGGCTCAGCAAATCTGGTGGACAAAGTTACAGGACATCTGAAACTTTATTGA
- the ptrh2 gene encoding peptidyl-tRNA hydrolase 2, mitochondrial isoform X2: METLTTPLALGLMAGLGSGLCLGWLVRGRFIGSFKTMPSVRNTTMETSVMGESGEHKMVLVVRNDLKMGKGKVAAQCSHAAVSAYRQLQARNPGLLRQWEYCGQPKVVLKAPDEDSIVDLLTQARELGLTVSLIQDAGRTQIAPGSRTVLGIGPGSANLVDKVTGHLKLY, from the coding sequence ATGGAGACACTGACCACTCCGTTAGCTTTGGGACTAATGGCTGGATTAGGGTCTGGTTTGTGCCTGGGTTGGTTAGTTCGTGGGCGATTTATTGGATCATTTAAAACCATGCCGTCGGTGCGAAACACGACGATGGAAACCAGCGTCATGGGAGAGAGTGGCGAGCACAAAATGGTTCTGGTGGTTCGCAACGACCTGAAGATGGGCAAGGGTAAAGTGGCAGCTCAGTGCTCCCATGCTGCTGTCTCTGCATACAGGCAGCTCCAGGCACGGAATCCAGGTCTGCTCAGGCAGTGGGAGTACTGCGGGCAACCAAAAGTGGTTCTCAAGGCACCCGACGAGGATAGCATAGTGGATTTGTTAACGCAGGCCAGGGAGTTGGGCCTGACCGTTAGTTTGATCCAGGATGCTGGCCGCACTCAGATAGCACCTGGGTCACGTACTGTCCTGGGCATTGGACCAGGCTCAGCAAATCTGGTGGACAAAGTTACAGGACATCTGAAACTTTATTGA